The genome window GCTTGAGTTTTCTTTAATCTCTATAAAAGGATTTTCTTTAGCAAATTCATCTAAGCTTTCTTTTAGATCTTCAATATTAGCTTGCAATATAGGAAGCCAAGATCTTAAGGTTTGTGATAGTTTTGCTTTTTGTGTTATAGAGGTTTTTTGTTTAAGCATTATTCAAGTCTAAACTCACTTCCAAGATAGTATTTTTTAACATCTTCATTATGTGCAATTTCATTAGCATTGCCACTAGCTAGCAACCTTCCGCTTCTAATCACATAAGCTCTATCGCAAATTGCTAGAGTTTCTCTTACATTATGATCAGTGATCAAAACACCTATATTCATAGCCTTTAAATCATTAATCAAACTTTGAATTTCACTCACTGCGATAGGATCAACCCCAGCAAATGGTTCATCAAGAAGTAAAAATTTAGGATCACACATAAGTGATCTTGCGATTTCACAACGCCTTCTTTCACCCCCACTTAAACTCATACCTTTTCTATGTCTAATAGGTTCTATGCTAAGTAATTCTAGCATTTGCTCTATCTTTTGTTCTAATAAATTTTTATCCTTATATATTACTTGGGCGGCTAAAAGTAAATTTTCTTCCACACTTAAATCTTTAAAAACACTACTTTCTTGAGGTAAATACCCAATACCAAGCTTTGCTCTTTTATTAAGCGGTTCTTTCGTGATATCTTGTGAGTCTAAAAACACCTGCCCGCTTGTTGGTAAAATAAGCCCACATATCATATAAAAACTTGTAGTTTTTCCTGCTCCATTAGGCCCTAAAAGTCCTACTACTTCCCCGCTTTGTACTTCTAGTGAAACATCGTGTATGATTTTAGTTTTTTTAATGATTTTTTCTAAATTTCTAGCTTCTAGCTTACTCATGTATTATATACTTTCTTTTATTTTCATAAGGAATGATTTGTAAAATTATATTAAAAATTTGATATTTATCTAAGTATTTTTTTAATTTTTCATCACCCCATTCTACTAAATGCAAACCCTCTTCAAAAAAATTTTCAATCAAACCATTTTTTAAAAGTCCATCAAAACCTTCTTGATAAATATCATAATGATACATTTTGCCTTGTTGAAAATCATATTCTTGCATGATAGAAAATGTAGGAGAATTAAGCGTTTTTTCTACTCCAAGAAATTGAGCATAATTTTGAACCAAAGTGGTTTTACCACTTGCTAATTCCCCTTGAAGTAAAATAACTCCATTTTTAGGTAAAATTTCACAAAGCTTATAAAGCTCATTTTGACTTAAAATCATTTCTTTCATTGAATTTTTACCACATATTTTTCTTGCATAGCTTTTGGTATGCTTTTAGTTGTTGGTATGTCTAAGACTTTATAGATATTAGTATATTCTATAAATTTAATGCTTATTTCATCACCAATTTTTACTTCTTTACTAGCTTTAACCACTTGATTGTTTATACTTACTACGCCACTTTTACACATATCTTCTGAAATAGCACGACGCTTAGTAATATTAACTACATTTAAAAACTTATCTATTCTCATAAAAATATTTTATCAAAAAATACAAGAAAATGTTATAAAATGTCTAAATATTTTACATTATATTAAGCTAAATTCGTTAAATTTTAAAATTATTTTTACAAAGAGGAAAGACAATGAAAAAAGATATCAAAAAAGTGGTTTTAGCATATTCTGGTGGACTTGACACAAGTATAATTTTAAAATGGTTGCAAGATGAGTATAAATGTGAAGTGGTAACTTTCACAGCAGATATTGGACAAGGTGAAGAGCTTGAGCCTGCTAGAAAAAAAGCTCTTTCTTTAGGCGTAAAAGAAGAAAATATTTTTATTCAAGATTTAAAAGATGAATTTGTAAAAGATTATGTATTTCCTATGTTTAGAGCAAATGCTATTTATGAAGGAGAATATTTACTGGGTACAAGCATAGCAAGACCTTTGATAGCAAAAGCTTTAGTAGAAATAGCAAATAAAACAAGTGCAGATGCCATCAGCCATGGAGCAACTGGTAAGGGAAATGATCAAGTGCGTTTTGAATTAGGTGCTTTGGCACTAAATCCAAACTTAGCCATCATTGCTCCTTGGAGAGAATGGGATTTAAATAGCCGTGAAAAACTTTTGGCTTATGCGCAAAAACATGGCATTGATATAGCTAAAAAGCCAGGTAAATCACCTTATTCTATGGATGCAAATTTATTGCATATTTCTTATGAAGGTTTAGTGCTTGAAGATCCTGCGGCTAAACCCGAAGCAGATATGTGGCGTTGGGTGAAAGATTTAAAAGAAACTCCAAATGAAAGTGAAGTGATAGAGCTTGAGTTTAGTAAAGGCGATTTGTGTGCTATTAATGGAGAAAAAATGTCTCCTGCACAGCTTTTAGCAAAACTTAATGAGCTTGGTGTAAAACATGGTATAGGTCGTCTTGATATTGTTGAAAATCGCTATGTTGGTATGAAAAGTAGAGGTTGTTATGAAACTCCAGGTGGAAGTATACTTTTAAAAGCACACCGTGCTATAGAAAGTATCACTCTTGATAGAGAAGCAGCACATTTAAAAGATGAATTAATGCCAAAATATGCAAGTTTGATTTATAATGGCTATTGGTTCTCACCTGAAAGATTAATGCTTCAAGCCTTAATTGATGAGTCACAAAAATATGTAAATGGTAAAGTTAAACTTGAATTATATAAAGGTAATGTGATGGTAATAGGCAGAGAAAGTGCGAATGATAGTTTATTTAGTGAGGCTTATTGTACTTTTGAAGAAGATGCTGTGTATGATCAAAAAGATGCAGCAGGTTTTATAAGATTAAATGCTTTAAGATTTATTATCGCAGGTAAAAATGGAAGAAAATTTTAAAAAAGGAAAACAATGAAAGTATTATTAATCAAAGATGTAAAAAGCTTAGGAAAAGCAGGAGAAGTTAAAGAAGTAAAAGATGGATATGGGCAAAATTTTTTAATTGCCAAAGGTTTTGCTAAAGCTGCTACACATGAAGTTTTAAAACAATATGAAGCAGAGCAAAAGAAAAAGGCAGAAAATTTAAGATTTGAGCTTGCAAATTTGGAAAAATTAAAAGAAGAATTATCTAAAATCACTATTTGTATAGCTAAGCCTGTAGGAGCTAATGGAAGCTTGTTTGGCGGGGTTACTAAAGATGAAATCGCTCATGCGCTAAAAGAACAAAAAGGCATAGAGCTTGATAAAAAAAGCTTAGAATGTGATACTATAAAAGAACTTGGTGTGCATGAAATTTCAGCAAAATTAGGCCATGCAATTCATGCTGTATTTAAGCTAGAAGTTAAAGGAGAATAATGTTTCACGCAACTACAATTTTAGCTTATAAAGGTAAAAATAAGTCTGTAATTGGTGGAGATGGACAAGTAAGTTTTGGAAATACTGTTTTAAAAAATAATGCAGTTAAAATTAGAAAGTTAAACAATGGAAAAGTATTAGCAGGCTTTGCAGGAAGCACTGCTGATGCTTTTAATCTTTTTGATATGTTTGAAAAACTACTTTCTAGTTCTAAGGGTGATTTATTAAAAGCTGCAATAGATTTTTCAAAAGAATGGCGTAAGGATAAATATCTAAGAAAACTTGAAGCAATGATGCTAGTGTTAGATAGAAATCATATATTTTTACTTTCAGGAACTGGAGATGTAGTTGAGCCTGAAGATGGCGCTATAGCAGCTATTGGAAGTGGTGGCAACTACGCGCTTTCTGCTGCAAGAGCTTTAGCTAAACACTCAAGTTTAGATGAGGAAGAATTAGTTAAAGAAAGCTTGCAAATAGCTGGTGAAATTTGCATTTATACAAATACAAATATTAAAACTTATGTAATTGAGGATGATAAATGAATTTAACTCCAAAAGAGATTGTGAAATTTTTAGATGATTATGTAATTGGACAAAAAAATGCCAAAAAAATCATAGCAATTGCTTTAAGAAATCGTTATAGAAGAATGCAGCTTAGTCCTGAACTTCAAGATGATATCATGCCAAAAAATATTTTAATGATAGGATCAACTGGAGTTGGTAAAACAGAGATTGCAAGACGCCTTGCTAAGATGATGGGACTTCCTTTTGTAAAAGTTGAAGCAAGTAAATATACTGAAGTTGGTTTTGTTGGGCGTGATGTAGAAAGTATGGTTAGAGATTTGGCTAATGCTGCTTTAAATTTAGTAAAAAATGAAGAAAAAGAAAAAAATAAAGAAAAGATTAATGAATTTATAGAAAATAAGATTTTAGAAAAACTTTTACCGCCCTTACCAAAAGGTGTTAGCGAAGAAAAACAAGAAGAGTATCAAAATTCTTTAGAAAAAATGCGCGTGAAATTAAAAGCTGGTGATTTAGATAATAGCACAATAGAAGTTGAAATTTCACAAAGTGTATTTGATACTAATCCAAATTTACCACCTGAAATGGGCGCTATGCAAGATATAGTAAAAGTTATTGGTGTGGGTAATAAAAAAGTTAAAAAAGAAATGAAAGTAAAAGATGCAAGAATAGCTCTAGCTCAAGAAGCAAGTGAGAAAATTCTTGATATGGAAAGTATTAAAGGCGAGGCTTTAAGAAGAGCTGAAAATGAAGGGATTATTTTTATCGATGAGATAGATAAGGTAGCAGTTTCAAGCTCAAATTCAAACCGCCAAGATCCAAGCAAAGAAGGAGTGCAAAGAGATTTGCTTCCAATAGTTGAAGGTAGCACTATACAAACTAAATTTGGTCCTTTAAAAACTGATCATATTTTATTTATTGCAGCAGGTGCTTTTCATCTAAGTAAGCCAAGTGATTTAATCCCTGAACTTCAAGGGCGTTTTCCTTTGAGAGTTGAGCTTGATTCATTAGATGAGGATGCTTTATATGCTATTTTAACAAGACCTAAAAATTCATTGCTAACGCAGTATATTGAGCTTTTAAAAACTGAAAATGTAGAGCTTGTTTTTGAAGATGAGGCTATTAGAGAAATAGCAAAAATAGCAAGTAAGGCTAATGAAGAAATGCAAGATATTGGTGCAAGACGCTTACATACAGTAGTGGAAAAACTTTTGGAAGATATTAGTTTTGAAGCAGATGAATATGCAGGTAAAGTATATAAAATAGATGATTTTAAAGTGCAAGTTAAACTTGGAGATATCATAGAAAATAAAGATTTAGCTAGGTATATCTTGTGAAAAGCGGCTTTATAAGCATAGTGGGTAGAACTAATGCGGGAAAAAGTTCTATCCTAAATTCTTTGTTGGAAGAAAAAGTGGCTATGGTTTCTCATAAGCAAAATGCTACAAGAAGAAAAATTAATGCGATCATAATGCATGAAAACCATCAGCTTATTTTTATAGATACGCCAGGTTTGCACGCAAGTTCTAAAGCTATGAATCAACTTATGATTGATTTAGCGATTAAAAGCATTGCTGATTGTGATGTGATTTTATTTGTAGCTAGTATTTATGATGATATTAAAGATTATGAAAATTTTTTAAGTTTAAACCCTAAAGTGCCACATATAGTATTAATCAATAAGGTTGATTTGGTAAAAAAAGAAGTTTTGCTTAAAAAATTAAGCGAGTATTCTCAGTTTAGCTCGCATTTTAGTGCTATTATCCCCTATTCTGCTAAGCAAAAATTTTATAAAAAAATTCTTTTAGATGAGATGATTAAGTATTTGCCCAAGCACCCGTATTATTTTGATCCTGAGTTTATTACTACTACAAATGAAAAGGATATTTATAGAGATTTTATCTTAGAAGCCATATATGAAAATTTAAGTGATGAAATTCCTTATAGCACTGAAGTCAAAATAGAAAAAATCAAAGAACTAGAGCAAATTTATTATATCAATGCCACTATCATTACAGATAGTAATTCTCACAAAGGAATGATATTAGGTAAAGATGGTGCTACAATTAAGCGTATAGGTAAGGAAGCTAGAGTGAAAATAGAAAAATTAGCACAAAAAAAGGTAATGTTAAAACTGTTCGTTCAGCTTGAGAAAAATTGGCACAAAAACGAGCAAAACCTTAAGAAAATACTTTATGATGGGTAAGAAAACTATTCTAAAAGATTTTCTTGCTTATGAAAAGCTTTTGTATATTAAATTTGCAAATCCTATTAGCGAAGATGAAATTTTAAAAAAGAGTTTTGAAGAGCTTGGTCTTAAAGATGATTTTTCTTATAAGTTAAAGTATTTTCAAGATAAATCTTTTACTCATGTATTTTTGTGCAAATATGAAGATATTCTAGATATTGATTATATAATCCCAGAACCCCTACTTTTTGAAGTGTATTTTAAAAATAATACAAATAGTGAAAATCTTGCATTATTGTTTAAGGAAAAATACATAGTTTTAGTGGAGTATTTAGGATATGAATTTCAAAATTGTAAAGTTATACCATTAAATGTTTATGATAAAAAATATGAAGAAAAATTAAAAAATACCTATAAGCACATTATAAGCATAGATGATACTCAAAATCTTAGCAGTTTTGATAAATTTAATAGTAATATTTTTTATCAAAAATTGTTAAAAAATTGGGATCAATTCAAGATTAATTTTACCAACAAAGAAAAAATAAATCATTTAAAATCTTTTAGTTTTAAGATTTTATTGGCTTTTGTTTGTGGAGTTTTATTAGCTTTAGCTTATCCTTTATATTTATATATACAAAAATCATTTTATGAAAATGAGAAAATAAAATATGAAAATTTAATAAAAAATCAAGATGTTATTTTAGAACAGATAAAAATAAATCAAAAACAAAATCAAGAACTTAAAAAACTACAAGAAGAAAATGAGTTAAAGGTTGATTTGTTGCAAAAATTTTATACAAATACACTTTGTTATAAAGATTTTTATGATTTTTTAAGAGTTTTAAATTCTCATCAAGCTTATATAGAAGCTTTACATGTTAAAAATAATGATTTTATTATAGAACTTAAAAATGACTATGAATTTTATGAAGATCTTAAAAAATATCATTTTGTATTAAAAAATAAAGAAATTAATCATGGAAAAATTACTCTTGTTTTTGAAAAATCTTTATAAAAATTTAGAAAATATCTTTACTAGGTTATCTGGGCGTGAATTTGTATTGTCTTTGATAGTTGTTTTTGTTTTTGGTTTTTTCATGGTTTATATGGGTGTTTTTGACTATTTTGAAAAACAAATGAAGTTGTCAAAAGATGAACTATATGTTTTACAAACAAAATACGAGCAAAAACAAGAAGTGATTTCTGATTTAAAAGAAGATGAAAATATATCTTATAATGATCGCTCGTTTTTAAGCATAAATAAAGATTATCAAAGTATTTTAAAGGATATAGAAAAGAATCTTATTGGGGTGCAATCTTTGCAAATTCAAAGCTATAAAAATCAAGATGGATATTTTGCTTATTATGAATTAAGATTAAGTTTTGTTGGCGATTTTATTTTTTTAATGCAATTTTTACAAAAACTAGATCCATATATAAAAGTTAAAAATTTAGAACTTGTAAAATATGAAAATAAATTAAAAATTACACTAAATCTTATTTTTGCTCTGGTATAAAAATAATTTTTTTGGTAGAATTTATCTAAACATGGCAAGCGATCGCTTCTTTTGAAGAGGAAAGTCCGAGCTGCAATAAGACAAAGATTCCATCTAATGGATGGCTAGGGTAACCTAAGGGAAAGTGCAACAGAAAGAAAACTACCATATTTTATATGGAAAAGGTGAAACGGTAGAGTAAGAGCCTACCAGTAGCTTTGGTAACAAAGCTAGCTATGTAAACCCAATCTGCAGCAAGAAGGGGTGGTTTTAGTCTTATAATATAACCCTTCGCTTGAACTTGTTTGCAAAAACAAGTCTAGATAAATGATCGCTCTTGACAGAACTCGGCTTATAGCCATGTTTTACTTCATATAAGCAGAAGCTTTTTTGAGTTTTTGTAAATTAATAGCTACTTCATCTTGCTTTTTTTTCATGAAAGCTATTGCTTCATTAGTAAGTGCTAAAGCCTCATTAGGATAATCTTTAAAATCAGGTTTTTCGATGAGTTTAACTATTTTTTCCACATCTTCAGTATATACAGCTAGTTTAAATTCATCTATCCACTTTTTTTCGCTCATTTTTGATGTACTTCCCTCCAAGCTTCTAATAAGCCTTTTACTACATTTATTACTTCATCTACTCTAGCCTCATTGTTTTCTATATTGGCTAAAGAAAGAAGTTGTAATTCTCTAGTGTATAAACCACTTAGATAATGTGCCACATCTCCACCTTTTTCATAGTCAAGACAATTGATAAGTTCTATAAAAATAGCACTGGCTCTTTTTACATAATACACTCTTTCTTCAATATTTTCATTTTGTATGGCTATTTTTATTCTACTAGCAAAGCGTAAAATTCCTCCGTATAGCATTTCTATAAGTTTTTCTTGAGATTCTACACCTGCTTGACTTTGTGAATATGCATTGTAAACTGCACTATTTACCATTTAAATCCTTTCCTGTTTTAAGAATTTTGATTATTTGCTGCATTAATCATATTAGCAATAACGCTTGCTTGATTATTTAATTTAGAAATAATACTATCATACGCTGCCCATGTTGACCACATAGTGTCATATTTTGTATCAATAGAGCTTTTTGTATTTTCTATGGTTTCATTTAAATTCTTTGATTCTTTTGTTAAGGAAGCTTTATATCCACCAAAAGATCCTTCAGAACTCATCATTTCTCTCATAGTATTTTTTAAGACACCAAAAGTTCCAGTTTCTTCTTTCCAATTTGAATACATAGTTTTAGGACTTAAGCCAAATTGCTTTAAAAAATCTTCTTTGCCTTGAATTTCCAAATCACTCCCTGAAGTTCCTTTGATTTTAAATTGAATTTTTTGATCAGAACTTCCCTGATTAATAATCTCAAAGCTAGCTTCTAAACCCTCTATTCCAAAACTATTAATATGATCTATAAGATTTTGAGCCATTTCCTCATCAGTATCTCCCGTTAATATAAATGGATCTCCGTTTTTAGTTTTGGTTAAATCTATAGTTTCATCATTATATATAATTTTAAATTCAGAATCAGTAAAATCAATTCCGCTTGGATTGTCTTTTGCAAAACCCCCAACTTTTTCCCCACTTAAGTTTATATCTTCAAAACCATTGCTTCCTACAAAAAATCTTTCAGCCATCTCTGGATCTTCACTAAATTTGGTATTAAATTTAGAAGAATCAAAAGTCATAGTTCCATTAGATATAGTAAGCCCATAATCAGCCAAAGACAAACTAACTTTAGATGATATTTTCGTCCCTTCTGAAGTGTCGCTATCACCAACTGTTATAGTTCCATCTACAGTGATAGTTTTTAGTAATATATTATTAATTTCTGATTTTATGTTATAGATTGAACTTACACCTACAAAATTTCCTTTTGTTCCCGCATCAGGGTCGTATTTTGTAGCTGCTGTGATATTCAACATTAAATCATTATAGGCAGTTGCTAAATTTTGTAAAGATTCTGAAATAGCAGCAGTATCTTGAGTAATATTAAAGCTAATTTCACCTTTTTGCTTTAATTCTAAAGTAGCATCAGGAGCTATATCTGTAATGGTATTAGTTGGTCTAGTCATTTTAACACCATCAACGCTAAAAATAGCATCCATACCTTTTTGTATATGGTTTTCATTATCTGCTTTTACATTATAACCTTGTGGAGTACTAGTATCTAAAGTGATTCCAAATTTACTGCTTAATAAATTTGTAGCCTTTTCATCTCTAGTGTAATTTGTTTGATCGATGTTACCATCTTCATCTACTGCATAACCACCATCAAAAATACCAAGTTCAGCACCATTAGTCGTTTTAAATGTTGCTGCACCATCTTTTAATTCAAGATTAACTTTACCATTAGTTTTTTTGCTAATTTGCTCGGCTAAACTTTCATAGGTAGTATTTTCATCAATATCTATGGTGTATTTATCATAATTATCACCATTTTTAACCACAAAAGTTAAAGAAGTTTTTTCTCCAGGGTTGAGAAGTTTATCAGAGGTTTGACCACTTATATTCCCACTAATTTGTGTCTTATCCGAATTTCCTTGTTCTCTAAAACCAAACAAACCGCCAGCACTAATGCTATTTTTATCAAGTTCCCAACCTAAACCTTTTAAAAGATCTTCATTGCCTGAAAAAGAAATATTATTTTGAGTTCCTGTATCTTTGCTTTGCACAACTAGTCGATATGGATTTTCTCTATCTCCGGTATTGACTATTTTAGCTTCTACCTTACCTCCTGTTGCAGAATTTATTTTTTCAGCAAGTTGAGCTACAGTTGTGCTTTGATCTATATCAATTTTATATTCTTTTCCATTTTGAGTTATGGTAAAAGAAGTATTTCCTCCTTGCAATCCTAAACTTTGCATAACAGAAGAAGTTTTATCTTTAAAACCATTGCTTTGATAAACATCTTTTTGAGCAAGTTGATCCACAATAACTTTCATATTGGTAAGATTAGATAAAGATCCTACGGTTAAACTAGCAGCAGCACTATCGCCACTTACACTAGGAGAAACTTTTTTTTGATTAAATTGTGTTGCATCGCCAAGACTATTTACAGCAGTTTGAAATGCAAGTAGTTTAGCTTCAAGTTCTGCTAAGTCTTTTTGTCTTAAACCGTTAGTTTCAAGTTGCGAATTATAAAATTTCAAATTCGCATTCATTTCCGCCTCTTTAAGTTTATTTAGCGTATCACTTGTTAAAACACCTGAACCTATCCCTAAGCTTCCTAAACTACCTACTGCCATGATTAACTCTCCTTATCAAAAATAGTACCTATAACACCTTTAAAATGTTCTATTAATTTCATTGCTTCTTCACTAGGAATTTTACGTATCAGCTTTCCAGTATCTTTTTCAGTTACATTTATATACATTTCATTAATTTTATCATTAAATGCAAAACGAACATTTGTTCCTAGTGTTTCCATTTGGTTATTAAGTTTTTCTGTTGCATTTTTTAGTTTTTCATTTAAATTCTCATCTTGATTATTTAAATTAACTTGTTGCTTATTCTCTTGAGGTGCTTTTTCAATACTTTTTGTATTAAAATGAGTTACATTTGCATCTCTTTGAATATTGTTTCCAATGTCCATTTTAAACTCCTTTTTAAAAGACTTTAAAATACTCTATCGACATAATTTTAAAAAACTTAATATTTAGATTAAAAATCTATATTTTCTTGATAAGCAAAAAGTGTTCTCAAAAAGTTTAAAATTAAAAAATTTCAAACTTTTTGAATAATTTTTCATCATTTGGAAGTAAATTTTTAGCAATAAGTCTATCTATAACTTCTTTGGAGCAATTTGTCATTAAAGGCCATTCTTTATGGTAATCTTCTAATAATCCTTTATTTGTCGCATCGATTGCAATGCAATCTTTTTTAATAAATATATCTCTTTTTGCATCAATATTATTTACCACGCGCCAAATTAGCATATAAGGATTTTCTAAAATAGCATCTATATCCAAGAAAACTAAGATTCTAAAATGTTTTTTACAAGTTTGTAATTTTTCAAAAATTTGAGTAATTTTTTCTTTTTTATCAATTAAAATTACACAAATTGGAGCAAAGGTTTGGGTGTAAAACTGCTTTAATTTTAAAATACTTTGATCTTTTTCTTTAAAAAGCGAAAGCAAGGTTTCATCGCTTAGAATTTCAAGCTCGACTTTTTTCTCATCACCACACGCATCAAGCCCTGCTTTACCACCATAACAATAAGTACTTGAAGCATGATCAAGCTGATCGCAAATTCCTTCACTAATAAGTAATTTTTCTTCATCAAAACGATTAAGTATATAAGGTATGAGTTTGTCATAATCTTGCAAGTAAGGTGCATTTTCATCAACAAAAATAGCATGTTTTACAAAACTCATTTGCCCTACTCCCCAAAAAGTATGCATGACTTGTTTTGCATGAGCTGGGTATTTTGCTTCTATTTTAGCCAAGATTAGATTATGAAAAACCCCGTTTTCAGGCATGTTATAATCTATCAAATCAGGCGCGTTTGTCTGAAGTAAAGGTAAAAAAATTCTTTCTGTGCCAAGCCCCATGTATTTATCTTCTAAAGGTGGTTTTCCCACAACAGTAGCTTGATAAATCGCATTTTTTTTAGCAAAGATTTTTTCTACTTTTAAAATAGGACAAAGCTCAATCGGAGTGTAAAAACCCGTATGATCTCCAAAAGGTCCCTCAGGTGCAAATTCATTTGGATCTACAAAGCCTTCAATCACAAAATCACTATCATAAGGCACATAAAGATGATTGCTTTTACATTTTGCCAAAATTACAGGTTTTTTCTTGATAAAACCATAAAGTAAAAGTTCAAAAATTCCTTTTGGTAAAGGTGCTTGAGCACACCAAATATATAAAGGATCTCCACCTATAGCTATGCTTACTGGCATTTTTTGATTTGCTTTTTTATACTCATGAAAAAAATGGCTCGCATCTTTATGAATTTGCCAATGCATAAGCAAGGTTTTTTCATCAACCACTTGCAAGCGATACATTCCAAGATTATTTTGTTTTCCATCTAAGCTTTGAGTGTAAACTTGCCCCATGGTAATAAAAGGCGCAGCGTCTTTTTCCCAAGTTTTTAAAATAGGCATATCATATAAAGAATTTAAGCTTTTGTAGTTAAATTCTCCATCTTTTTTAATGCGTTTTGGTGGGATATTTTTTAAATCAAGTAAGGTTTTGAAAAAATTTAATTTTGCTCCAAAACTTTGTGGTATATGCATTTTAAGTAAAGAACTAATTTCTTTAGCTACTTCCTCATAGTCTTTCCCAAATGCCAAATTTAAAGCTTTTTTATTACAAAAAGTATTTAAAAGTACGGGATAATCGTATTTTTTACCATTTTTTACTGCATTAGTAAAAAGTAAGGCTTTTGAATCTTCTTTTTTAACTTCTATATAAGCTAAATGTGCCATTTCAAGATCAACATCAACAGGTTCATGGATGGTTTTTAATAAATTATTTTTTTCTAAAAGCTCTATGAATTTTTGCATTTATATCATACTCTCTGCTTCTTTTAAAATTTCTTTTGCGCCTTTTGCTATCATTTCTTTAGCTAAAAGCTCGCCTGTATTTGCGTAATCTTGTTTATTAATCACTCTTTTTTCTTTGAGAATTTTACTTGCATCAGGTAAGCCTACTATGGCGCGAATTTCTATTTTTTCATCAATGATTTTTGCATTAATTCCTATAGGTACTTGGCAGCCACCTTCTAGAGTTTTTATAAAATCTCTTTCTATATGGGTTTCTATGAAGGCATTTTCGTCATTTAAGCATTCAAGGTATTTTAAAATTTTCTTATCATCAATGCTTTCTATGCCTAAGGCTCCTTGGGAAGCAGCAGGTATCATCTCATCAAGTTCAAAAGCCCTAATGTATTTTATTTCTTTATCCAAACCTAAGCGTTTAATACCAGCTAAAGCTAAAATAATAGCGTCAAATTCTTTGGCTTTAAGTTTTTCTAAGCGTGAGTTAATATTACCTCTTAGAGAAATGATGTTTAAATCAGGTCTTAGTGCTAAAAGTTGCATTCTTCTTCTAAGACTTGTTGTACCTACTTTTGCACCTTTTGGAAGGGCATTTAAGTCTTCATAATATTCACTCAAAAAAGCATCATTTACTACCTCTCTTTTTGAAATAGCAGCTAAAACCAAACCTTTTGGGAAAAAACTAGGC of Campylobacter lari contains these proteins:
- the tsaE gene encoding tRNA (adenosine(37)-N6)-threonylcarbamoyltransferase complex ATPase subunit type 1 TsaE translates to MKEMILSQNELYKLCEILPKNGVILLQGELASGKTTLVQNYAQFLGVEKTLNSPTFSIMQEYDFQQGKMYHYDIYQEGFDGLLKNGLIENFFEEGLHLVEWGDEKLKKYLDKYQIFNIILQIIPYENKRKYIIHE
- the hslU gene encoding ATP-dependent protease ATPase subunit HslU — encoded protein: MNLTPKEIVKFLDDYVIGQKNAKKIIAIALRNRYRRMQLSPELQDDIMPKNILMIGSTGVGKTEIARRLAKMMGLPFVKVEASKYTEVGFVGRDVESMVRDLANAALNLVKNEEKEKNKEKINEFIENKILEKLLPPLPKGVSEEKQEEYQNSLEKMRVKLKAGDLDNSTIEVEISQSVFDTNPNLPPEMGAMQDIVKVIGVGNKKVKKEMKVKDARIALAQEASEKILDMESIKGEALRRAENEGIIFIDEIDKVAVSSSNSNRQDPSKEGVQRDLLPIVEGSTIQTKFGPLKTDHILFIAAGAFHLSKPSDLIPELQGRFPLRVELDSLDEDALYAILTRPKNSLLTQYIELLKTENVELVFEDEAIREIAKIASKANEEMQDIGARRLHTVVEKLLEDISFEADEYAGKVYKIDDFKVQVKLGDIIENKDLARYIL
- a CDS encoding RNA-binding S4 domain-containing protein, with protein sequence MRIDKFLNVVNITKRRAISEDMCKSGVVSINNQVVKASKEVKIGDEISIKFIEYTNIYKVLDIPTTKSIPKAMQEKYVVKIQ
- the rplI gene encoding 50S ribosomal protein L9, whose protein sequence is MKVLLIKDVKSLGKAGEVKEVKDGYGQNFLIAKGFAKAATHEVLKQYEAEQKKKAENLRFELANLEKLKEELSKITICIAKPVGANGSLFGGVTKDEIAHALKEQKGIELDKKSLECDTIKELGVHEISAKLGHAIHAVFKLEVKGE
- a CDS encoding argininosuccinate synthase; this encodes MKKDIKKVVLAYSGGLDTSIILKWLQDEYKCEVVTFTADIGQGEELEPARKKALSLGVKEENIFIQDLKDEFVKDYVFPMFRANAIYEGEYLLGTSIARPLIAKALVEIANKTSADAISHGATGKGNDQVRFELGALALNPNLAIIAPWREWDLNSREKLLAYAQKHGIDIAKKPGKSPYSMDANLLHISYEGLVLEDPAAKPEADMWRWVKDLKETPNESEVIELEFSKGDLCAINGEKMSPAQLLAKLNELGVKHGIGRLDIVENRYVGMKSRGCYETPGGSILLKAHRAIESITLDREAAHLKDELMPKYASLIYNGYWFSPERLMLQALIDESQKYVNGKVKLELYKGNVMVIGRESANDSLFSEAYCTFEEDAVYDQKDAAGFIRLNALRFIIAGKNGRKF
- the lptB gene encoding LPS export ABC transporter ATP-binding protein, coding for MSKLEARNLEKIIKKTKIIHDVSLEVQSGEVVGLLGPNGAGKTTSFYMICGLILPTSGQVFLDSQDITKEPLNKRAKLGIGYLPQESSVFKDLSVEENLLLAAQVIYKDKNLLEQKIEQMLELLSIEPIRHRKGMSLSGGERRRCEIARSLMCDPKFLLLDEPFAGVDPIAVSEIQSLINDLKAMNIGVLITDHNVRETLAICDRAYVIRSGRLLASGNANEIAHNEDVKKYYLGSEFRLE
- the hslV gene encoding ATP-dependent protease subunit HslV; translated protein: MFHATTILAYKGKNKSVIGGDGQVSFGNTVLKNNAVKIRKLNNGKVLAGFAGSTADAFNLFDMFEKLLSSSKGDLLKAAIDFSKEWRKDKYLRKLEAMMLVLDRNHIFLLSGTGDVVEPEDGAIAAIGSGGNYALSAARALAKHSSLDEEELVKESLQIAGEICIYTNTNIKTYVIEDDK